Sequence from the Romeriopsis navalis LEGE 11480 genome:
CGCAATACCGGCATTCGGGCCTGCCACCACGACATCGTGGTGATGGTCGATGATGATGTCGTCGTGCCCGAAACTTGGCTCGAGCAACTCTTATCCCCACTTAGCCAACCGCATGTCAGTGCCGTTACCGGCCAGGTGATGCCCTTGGCAGTCAACACCTACGCCCAGCAGCTCTTTGAAGTCTTTGGCGGCTTAGGCCGAGGCTGGCAACGGCGCGAAGTCGATCGCGCCTGGGCTGATACCCATCGGTTCACGGCGGTCCCCAGCTGGGAGTTCGGGGCCACGGTCAATGCCGCATTTCGGCGGGAAATTTTCGACAACCGGGCGATTGGTTGGTTTCACGAAGCCTTAGGCGGGGGGGTTCCAGCAAAAGGCGGTGAAGACACATATTTTTTATATAAAGTCCTACAAGGTGGGGGTACGATCGTTTACGAACCAACGGCTTGGCTCTGGCATGAGCATCGGGCGGAATTCGCGGCCTTTGCCCGCCAGGTCACGGGATATCGTCAGGGGCACATTGCACACCATTTAACTGCACTGGTGGAAGAAGGTGACTGGCGCACCATACCCCAGCTGCTATTGTGGTTGAATTTGTACGATGGCTGGCGGATTCAGGCCCGCCTCCGACGCCAAATCGACTACCCATTAGGTTTGATTTTGCGCGAGATCTGGGGCAACTTCACCGGCGTCTGGTGTTGGTGGAAATCGCGGCGCATTTGGCACAAACGCCAACAACGCGCGGCGGCTGGCCTTTAGCAACAGATCAAACACCGACTTCAAATCGCCTCACGGGGTGCTGATATTGCTGAATTTTTATAGTTGCTTTGACCGGCAGTTGACTTAAACCAATTTTCTACCCTTAACGTCCTATCCCCATGAACGGTCTGATTAAACTCATTGAGATTGAACTAAGCCAGCCACTGCCGGAAGTCACGGCGCTGGAGGGATATGGTCAACTCAAAGCCCTAGTCAAGTTCCGCCAACGGCCCCTCGGCTGGGTTGAGCTACCCATTAGTGGGGGAGGCTGTCAGCGGGCGACGATCGCCCAACGGGTTTTGCCTTACTACACTCGCCTATTTGAGCAGGAATTGGTGCAGGACTATCTGCTGCAATCCGGGGAGAAAACCTGGGCCTTAGCGGATTTACTCGCCACCGCACCGGAGCCAATCGCCCCCAACCACCCATTAACCGTGGCCTATTGCCTCTGCGATCGCCACGATGTCGATTACACCCAACAGCTCCAAGCGATCGCCAAGCTGGACTATCCCAACCTCGAAGTCTTCGTCGTCGAAGCATTGCCCAGCGATGCCCAAGTCCAACAACTGGTAGAACAGCAGTTCCCCGAGTTCCGCTATTTCAGCACGCCGGAATGGGGCCTGAATGCCGCCCGCAATTTGGCGATCGACCAAGCCCAAGGTGAATTTATTGCGTTCTTGGATCACCAGGCCAGTCCGGCCCCGGAATGGGCCAGCATGATCGTCAAGACCCTGAGCCAACAGCCTCACGTCGCCGCCGTCACTGGACTTGTAATTCCGCAGGCGATTAACGATCGACAGCAATCCTATATCGCCTCGCACCATGCCTTAGAGCGGGGCTTTGAGCCACGTTACTACCACTGGCATGACATGCCGCACTGGAGCGATCTCGGCACGAGTCAAATTGGCAGCGGGGCGAATCTCGCCTGTCGTCGGACTTTATTTGAGCAAATTGGTC
This genomic interval carries:
- a CDS encoding glycosyltransferase family 2 protein, with protein sequence MPRPIKIRDIAALRQTIPADLTPKYPPLPQQIAVSIIVPTFDRPETLRRCLIALTRQQSARARQLLVIDNHPQSELTPPIVAAFPGVELVCEPQAGSARARNTGIRACHHDIVVMVDDDVVVPETWLEQLLSPLSQPHVSAVTGQVMPLAVNTYAQQLFEVFGGLGRGWQRREVDRAWADTHRFTAVPSWEFGATVNAAFRREIFDNRAIGWFHEALGGGVPAKGGEDTYFLYKVLQGGGTIVYEPTAWLWHEHRAEFAAFARQVTGYRQGHIAHHLTALVEEGDWRTIPQLLLWLNLYDGWRIQARLRRQIDYPLGLILREIWGNFTGVWCWWKSRRIWHKRQQRAAAGL